One Sphingomonas sp. FARSPH DNA segment encodes these proteins:
- a CDS encoding FAD binding domain-containing protein encodes MTPFSYARAVGTADAVAAGAQANARYLGGGTNLVDLMREGIERPERLVDVTALSTAIDDDADGGLVIGAGVTNSALASDRRVRTRYPLVARAILAGASAQIRNMATVGGNLLQRTRCTYFYDAAAACNKRVPGSGCDAREGFTRIHAILGASPACVATHPSDLCVALTALEAEVAVAGPAGERRIAFADLHLLPGDTPERETTLAPGELIVAVHLPPPPAGRPAYRKVRDRASYAFALVSVAAVLDVGEDRVIRDVRLALGGVAHKPWRATRAEAMLRGARAEADRFAAAAAAELADAVPLRDNGFKIELARRTIIAVLGELAGEVA; translated from the coding sequence ATGACGCCGTTCAGCTACGCGCGCGCCGTGGGCACGGCCGACGCGGTGGCGGCCGGGGCGCAGGCGAACGCGCGCTATCTTGGTGGCGGCACCAACCTCGTCGACCTGATGCGCGAGGGGATCGAACGGCCGGAGAGGCTGGTCGACGTCACCGCGCTGTCGACCGCGATCGACGACGATGCGGACGGCGGCCTCGTCATCGGCGCGGGCGTCACCAATAGCGCGCTGGCGAGCGACCGCCGGGTGCGCACGCGCTATCCGCTCGTCGCGCGCGCGATCCTGGCGGGCGCATCGGCGCAGATCCGCAACATGGCGACCGTGGGCGGCAACCTGCTCCAGCGGACGCGGTGCACCTATTTCTACGATGCCGCCGCGGCGTGCAACAAGCGGGTGCCGGGGAGCGGGTGCGACGCGCGCGAAGGATTCACGCGCATCCACGCGATCCTGGGCGCCTCGCCCGCCTGCGTCGCGACGCATCCGTCCGACCTGTGCGTCGCGCTGACCGCGCTGGAGGCGGAGGTCGCGGTCGCGGGGCCGGCCGGGGAGCGACGCATCGCCTTCGCCGATCTCCATCTGCTGCCCGGCGATACGCCGGAGCGCGAGACGACGCTCGCGCCCGGCGAACTGATCGTCGCGGTGCATCTGCCGCCGCCGCCCGCGGGCCGACCCGCCTATCGCAAGGTGCGCGACCGGGCGAGTTACGCCTTTGCGCTCGTCTCGGTCGCGGCGGTGCTCGATGTCGGCGAGGATCGCGTGATCCGCGACGTGCGGCTCGCGCTCGGCGGGGTGGCGCACAAGCCATGGCGCGCGACGCGGGCGGAGGCGATGCTGCGCGGCGCGCGGGCGGAGGCGGACAGGTTCGCGGCAGCCGCGGCGGCGGAACTCGCCGACGCGGTGCCGCTGCGCGACAACGGGTTCAAGATCGAGCTGGCGCGGCGCACGATCATCGCGGTGCTGGGCGAGCTGGCGGGAGAGGTCGCGTGA
- a CDS encoding 2Fe-2S iron-sulfur cluster-binding protein, with translation MDFTINGTAMSAEVDIRTSLLDLLREHLALPGTKKGCNQGACGACTVLVDGVRINSCLALAVQYQGRSITTVEGLAEGDALHPLQTAFIEHDGFQCGYCTPGQICSAIGMADEVARGVPSHVTADLAAETPALTHDELRERMSGNLCRCGAHNGIIAAIAATYAADRQEIRA, from the coding sequence ATGGACTTCACGATCAACGGCACGGCCATGTCGGCGGAGGTCGACATCCGCACCTCGCTGCTCGATCTGCTCCGCGAGCATCTCGCGCTGCCCGGTACCAAGAAGGGCTGCAACCAAGGGGCGTGCGGCGCGTGTACCGTGCTGGTCGACGGGGTGCGGATCAACAGCTGCCTCGCGCTGGCGGTGCAATATCAGGGGCGGTCGATCACGACAGTGGAGGGGCTGGCCGAAGGCGACGCGCTCCATCCGCTGCAGACTGCCTTCATCGAGCATGACGGCTTTCAGTGCGGCTATTGCACGCCGGGGCAAATCTGCTCGGCGATCGGCATGGCCGACGAGGTCGCCCGCGGCGTGCCCAGTCACGTCACCGCCGACCTTGCCGCCGAAACCCCCGCGCTGACGCATGACGAACTGCGCGAGCGAATGAGCGGCAATCTGTGCCGGTGCGGGGCCCACAACGGCATCATCGCGGCGATCGCCGCGACCTACGCCGCCGATCGGCAGGAGATACGGGCATGA
- a CDS encoding NAD(P)/FAD-dependent oxidoreductase: MQSYDVVIVGAGHGGAQVAIALRQSGFAGSIALVGAEAELPYERPPLSKEYLSGDKPFERMLIRPASFWAERDVAMMLGRTVNEVDPGAHRIATASGESFGYGQLVWATGGSPRRLACTGHDLAGVHTIRTRADADRMIAELPDIAQAVVIGGGYIGLEAAAALSKLGKRVVVVEAQDRVLARVAGEALSRFYEVEHRAHGVDVRLSAAVECVLGETRATGVRLASGEMIPADMVIVGIGIEPAVAPLLAAGADGGNGVYVDGGCRTTLPDVYAIGDCALHANAFADGAMLRVESVQNANDQATLAAKAIVGHQPGAYRSTPWFWSNQYDLKLQTVGLSIGHDAAVLRGDPATRSFAIVYLKQGRVIALDCVNATKDYVQGRKLVEAGIAPDPVSLADVDLPLKALLPAA; this comes from the coding sequence ATGCAGAGCTACGATGTGGTGATCGTCGGCGCGGGGCACGGCGGCGCGCAGGTGGCGATCGCGCTGCGGCAATCGGGTTTCGCGGGCTCGATCGCGCTGGTGGGAGCAGAGGCCGAACTGCCTTACGAGCGGCCGCCGCTGTCGAAGGAGTATTTGTCGGGTGACAAGCCGTTCGAGCGCATGCTGATCCGGCCGGCGTCGTTCTGGGCGGAACGCGACGTCGCCATGATGCTGGGCCGCACCGTGAACGAGGTCGATCCGGGGGCGCACCGCATCGCGACCGCGTCCGGGGAAAGTTTCGGTTACGGGCAGCTGGTCTGGGCGACGGGGGGCAGCCCGCGACGGCTGGCCTGCACGGGCCATGACCTTGCCGGCGTTCATACGATACGCACGCGCGCCGATGCGGACCGGATGATCGCCGAGCTTCCCGACATCGCGCAGGCCGTGGTGATCGGTGGTGGTTATATCGGGTTGGAGGCCGCCGCGGCGCTGTCGAAGCTGGGCAAGCGCGTCGTCGTGGTGGAAGCGCAGGATCGCGTGCTGGCCCGCGTCGCGGGAGAGGCTCTGTCGCGCTTTTACGAGGTGGAGCATCGGGCGCATGGCGTCGATGTGCGGCTGAGCGCGGCGGTCGAGTGCGTGCTGGGCGAGACGCGCGCGACGGGTGTCCGTCTGGCGAGTGGGGAGATGATCCCCGCGGACATGGTGATCGTCGGCATCGGCATCGAGCCCGCGGTCGCCCCGCTGCTCGCCGCCGGGGCGGACGGGGGCAATGGCGTGTACGTAGACGGTGGATGCCGGACGACGTTGCCCGACGTCTATGCGATCGGCGATTGCGCGTTGCATGCCAACGCCTTTGCCGATGGCGCGATGCTGCGCGTCGAATCGGTCCAGAACGCCAACGACCAGGCGACGCTGGCCGCGAAGGCGATCGTGGGGCATCAGCCGGGCGCGTATCGGTCGACGCCGTGGTTCTGGTCGAACCAATATGACCTGAAGCTGCAGACGGTGGGGCTGTCGATCGGTCACGATGCGGCCGTCCTGCGCGGCGACCCGGCGACGCGCAGTTTCGCCATCGTCTATCTGAAGCAGGGGCGCGTCATCGCGCTCGATTGCGTCAACGCGACCAAGGATTACGTGCAGGGGCGCAAACTGGTGGAGGCGGGGATTGCGCCTGACCCGGTATCGCTCGCGGATGTGGACCTGCCGCTGAAAGCGCTGCTCCCGGCCGCCTGA
- a CDS encoding TonB-dependent receptor, translating into MRHPDGRRPTADGVEAAIVGVLVVAATLAIAGPAQARVQRSVPPTPQTTDPAPPPAPAARAADAASTRDVEFVDANGVPLSEDKQQNLRAKFKDDPALQQATQSSPGPVRPKTGSDAEGRTRDIVVSGRRPRGSVIGDIPAAQTFNPLDIRAYGASDIGELVQALGPQVGSDRGRADNAPVVLLNGKRVSSFLEISRIPTEAIERMEVFPEELALKYGYRADQKVVNIVTYERFASKLVRASYAAPTEGGRDTKASGASYLRIARGARFNVDVDYDRSGALRESDRGLSQPTDMPGAGAFRTLVPATDRFTLTGTASGELVKGVASTLNGRFEAGSSRSLLGPGPAGALARDVDTRSGHLGGVADGRIGQWQWSLVTNLDRTTSNTATDTVIAGAARDTARSVATLADATAVFTGAIATLPAGPLSSNLQVGGEMRDLQAASRRSGIGQVTDLARDRATAQANLDLPLASRRGKVLGRLGELSANLNAAVETISDVGTLRTLGYGLNWSPAAGVNLIASATDEQGAPTLEQLGAPTVITPNTRAFDFSTRTVVDITRIFGGNPSLRSDHRRVVKLGVNARPFAGRDLTLSVDYVRTRIDDPIVSFPIALPAVEAAFPDRFLRDAGGRLSQIDARPVNLRRSAQEQIRWGINFVRPLGAVPPGMQSGQARFVSSEADLSKALPPGARILKPEPGSAEARRFENVASRLILSIYYTLTTIDTVTLRDNGPELDLLDGFATGMRGGSPRHKIETQASVFKRGLGARISTNWQSGSVVRGLSDGTTGGRDLRFASYAIVNATAFANLADLFRKGSDAGWMTGLRLSLTVNNVFNRRPVVADETGFTPLTYQPDYLDPIGRTINLSLRKVL; encoded by the coding sequence ATGAGACACCCCGACGGACGGCGACCGACCGCCGACGGCGTCGAGGCCGCAATCGTCGGCGTCCTTGTCGTTGCCGCGACCCTTGCCATTGCGGGTCCGGCGCAGGCGAGAGTGCAACGAAGCGTGCCACCGACGCCGCAGACGACAGACCCCGCGCCGCCACCCGCGCCAGCGGCACGGGCTGCGGACGCGGCTTCGACGCGCGACGTCGAATTCGTCGACGCGAACGGCGTGCCGTTGTCCGAGGACAAGCAGCAGAACCTGCGGGCCAAGTTCAAAGACGACCCCGCCCTGCAACAGGCGACGCAGTCGAGTCCCGGCCCGGTTCGCCCCAAGACCGGAAGCGATGCCGAAGGCCGGACGCGCGACATCGTCGTCAGCGGCCGTCGCCCGCGCGGATCGGTGATCGGCGACATACCGGCGGCGCAGACCTTCAACCCACTCGACATCCGTGCCTATGGCGCGAGCGATATCGGCGAACTGGTGCAGGCGTTGGGGCCACAGGTCGGCAGCGATCGCGGACGCGCGGACAACGCGCCGGTCGTGCTGCTCAACGGAAAGCGCGTGTCCAGCTTTCTCGAAATCTCGCGCATCCCCACCGAGGCCATCGAGCGGATGGAGGTGTTCCCCGAGGAACTCGCGCTCAAATACGGCTACCGGGCGGACCAGAAGGTGGTCAACATCGTCACCTATGAGCGGTTCGCCTCCAAGCTTGTCCGCGCGTCCTACGCCGCGCCGACCGAGGGCGGGCGCGACACGAAGGCCTCCGGCGCCTCCTATCTCCGGATCGCGCGCGGCGCGCGGTTCAACGTGGACGTGGACTATGACCGGTCGGGCGCGTTGCGCGAAAGCGATCGCGGCCTGTCGCAACCCACCGACATGCCAGGCGCAGGCGCTTTCCGCACCCTGGTGCCGGCGACGGACCGGTTCACGCTGACCGGGACCGCCAGCGGCGAGCTCGTCAAGGGCGTCGCATCAACGCTCAACGGCCGGTTCGAGGCGGGGTCGAGCCGAAGCCTGCTGGGACCGGGGCCGGCCGGTGCGCTCGCACGCGACGTCGACACGCGCAGCGGCCATCTCGGCGGTGTCGCGGACGGACGGATTGGCCAGTGGCAATGGTCCCTTGTCACCAACCTGGACCGCACAACGAGCAACACCGCGACGGACACCGTGATCGCGGGGGCGGCGCGCGACACGGCCAGATCAGTTGCCACGCTTGCCGATGCCACCGCCGTTTTCACCGGGGCGATCGCGACGCTTCCCGCCGGTCCGCTGTCATCGAACCTGCAGGTCGGGGGCGAGATGCGCGACTTGCAGGCGGCGTCGAGGCGTTCGGGGATTGGACAGGTAACGGATCTGGCACGGGACCGGGCGACGGCGCAGGCGAACCTGGACCTGCCGCTTGCCAGTCGCCGCGGCAAAGTGCTCGGTCGGCTGGGCGAACTCTCGGCGAACCTCAACGCGGCAGTGGAAACGATCTCCGACGTCGGCACGCTGCGCACGCTCGGATACGGCCTCAACTGGTCGCCCGCCGCCGGGGTGAACCTCATCGCGTCGGCGACCGACGAACAGGGCGCGCCGACGCTCGAACAACTCGGCGCGCCTACGGTCATTACCCCCAACACCCGCGCGTTCGATTTCTCGACGCGCACGGTCGTGGACATCACACGGATTTTCGGCGGGAATCCCTCCCTTCGTTCGGATCACAGACGGGTGGTCAAACTGGGCGTGAACGCCCGGCCGTTCGCCGGGCGGGATCTGACGCTCAGCGTCGATTATGTGCGCACGCGGATCGACGATCCCATCGTCTCCTTCCCGATTGCGCTTCCCGCGGTGGAGGCGGCGTTCCCGGATCGCTTCCTGCGCGATGCGGGCGGTCGCCTTTCCCAGATCGATGCACGGCCGGTCAACCTGCGCCGATCCGCGCAGGAGCAGATCCGCTGGGGCATCAATTTCGTCAGGCCGCTCGGTGCCGTCCCGCCCGGCATGCAGAGCGGCCAGGCGCGTTTCGTGTCGAGCGAGGCGGACCTCAGCAAGGCGCTTCCGCCCGGCGCCCGCATCCTCAAGCCCGAACCCGGGAGCGCGGAGGCAAGGCGCTTCGAAAACGTCGCGAGCCGCCTCATCCTGAGCATCTACTATACCCTCACGACGATCGACACCGTCACACTGCGCGACAACGGTCCGGAGCTCGATCTGCTCGACGGTTTCGCAACGGGCATGCGCGGCGGTAGCCCGCGGCACAAGATCGAGACGCAGGCGAGTGTCTTCAAACGTGGCCTGGGCGCGCGGATCAGCACGAACTGGCAGAGCGGCAGCGTCGTTCGAGGATTGTCCGACGGGACGACGGGCGGGCGCGATCTCCGCTTCGCGAGCTACGCGATCGTCAATGCCACCGCCTTCGCCAACCTGGCGGACCTGTTCCGCAAGGGAAGCGACGCGGGATGGATGACGGGGCTGCGCCTCAGCCTGACCGTCAACAACGTATTCAACCGGCGGCCCGTCGTGGCTGACGAAACCGGCTTCACACCGCTGACCTATCAACCCGACTATCTCGATCCTATCGGGCGGACGATCAACCTGAGCCTGCGCAAGGTGCTGTAA
- a CDS encoding TonB-dependent receptor domain-containing protein: protein MLTGVAMLAMPGIATAQVAASPQPAAPQADAATPAQARDATDDIVVTAVAQGTNRLDSSITTSSISSDSLVQLAPRTSGELLRNLPGIRVEASGGDGNANISVRGLPVASGGSKFLQLQEDGLPILEFGDITFGNADIFLRADFNVRTVESVRGGSASTFASNSPGGVINFISKTGEREGGAFQLTGGLDYREYRADFDYGGRLSDSVTYHFGGFYRIGDGQRRVGYDGVAGGQLKANITKSFDNGGYVRLYGKYLDDRAIGYLPNPVRVTGTNANPDYSNVANFSINNGTLHSRYIRTVQTLDGNNQLTTRSIADGQHPVVYAGGLEAQIPVADGWNVVERFRYANISGDFISPFPASVDSAQTVANALGGANAQLFYASGPQTGQRITNPAALGGNGLLANVVLFDVDLKNLNNITNDLRVNGKVPFGGGELSVTGGFYASRQDIVTDWLWTSFVQTVQDKGQSVLVDVRTAAGVPVTQNGVPGYSASFFGNCCRRSYDLNYTTLAPFAQLGLEVGRFNIDGSLRYDIGRARGSVAGADLGAAFGSGITTFDINGDGVISAPERQVAVIPAVRSPLNYNYNYLSYSAGVNFRMTDATALFARYSRGGRANADRLLFGPSINPNTGALTDQSAAVDFVRQLEGGFKYRAPGISFYATGFWARTEEQNFEATTQRFFNRKYEAKGVELEGRVARGPFSISAGGTYTDAKITSDVLNPAVVGNRPRRQAKFIYQVTPQIDLSRVTFGANIIGTTSSFTQDNNQLVMPGYTQVNAFVAVHPAAGVTLSVNGNNLFNVIGITEAEDGAIPANNIVRARSITGRTISAAVRFDF from the coding sequence ATGTTGACGGGTGTCGCGATGCTGGCGATGCCGGGAATCGCGACGGCACAGGTCGCCGCGTCGCCGCAACCGGCTGCCCCGCAGGCCGATGCGGCGACCCCGGCGCAGGCCAGGGACGCCACCGACGACATCGTCGTCACCGCCGTTGCGCAGGGCACCAACCGGCTCGACAGTTCGATCACGACGAGTTCGATCAGTTCCGATTCGCTCGTTCAACTTGCGCCGCGCACCTCGGGCGAGTTGTTGCGCAATCTGCCCGGTATCCGCGTCGAGGCATCGGGCGGTGACGGCAATGCCAATATCTCGGTCCGCGGCCTGCCGGTTGCGAGCGGTGGGTCGAAGTTCCTTCAGCTGCAGGAAGACGGATTGCCGATCCTCGAATTCGGCGACATCACCTTCGGCAACGCCGACATCTTCCTGCGTGCGGATTTCAACGTCCGCACCGTCGAATCGGTGCGCGGCGGATCGGCGTCGACCTTCGCGTCGAACTCGCCGGGCGGCGTCATCAACTTCATCAGCAAGACCGGAGAGCGCGAGGGCGGCGCGTTCCAGCTGACCGGCGGCCTCGACTATCGCGAATACCGCGCCGATTTCGATTACGGCGGTCGCCTGTCGGACAGCGTGACCTATCACTTCGGTGGCTTCTACCGTATCGGCGATGGCCAGCGCCGGGTCGGCTATGACGGCGTGGCGGGCGGACAGCTCAAGGCCAACATTACCAAGTCGTTCGATAACGGCGGCTATGTCCGGCTGTACGGCAAGTATCTCGACGACCGCGCGATCGGCTATCTGCCCAATCCGGTGCGGGTGACCGGCACCAACGCTAATCCCGATTACAGCAACGTCGCCAATTTCTCGATCAACAACGGCACGCTGCACAGCCGCTATATCCGTACCGTGCAGACGCTGGACGGCAACAACCAGCTGACCACGCGGTCGATCGCGGACGGCCAGCACCCGGTCGTCTATGCGGGCGGACTGGAGGCGCAGATCCCCGTTGCCGACGGCTGGAACGTCGTCGAGCGCTTCCGTTATGCCAATATCTCGGGCGACTTCATCTCGCCCTTCCCTGCCAGCGTCGATTCGGCACAGACGGTGGCCAATGCGCTCGGCGGCGCCAACGCGCAGCTTTTCTACGCCAGCGGGCCGCAAACGGGTCAGCGTATCACCAACCCGGCGGCACTCGGCGGCAACGGGCTGCTCGCCAACGTGGTATTGTTCGACGTCGACCTGAAGAACCTCAACAACATCACCAACGACCTGCGCGTGAACGGCAAGGTGCCGTTCGGCGGCGGCGAGCTGTCGGTGACGGGCGGCTTCTACGCCTCGCGCCAGGACATCGTGACCGACTGGCTGTGGACCTCGTTCGTCCAGACGGTGCAGGACAAGGGTCAGTCGGTGCTGGTCGACGTGCGGACGGCCGCGGGCGTACCGGTCACGCAGAACGGCGTCCCCGGCTATTCGGCGAGTTTCTTCGGCAATTGCTGCCGTCGCTCCTATGACCTCAACTACACGACGCTCGCTCCGTTCGCACAGCTCGGACTGGAGGTCGGCCGCTTCAACATCGACGGGTCGCTGCGCTACGATATCGGCCGGGCCCGCGGCAGCGTTGCGGGAGCGGACCTGGGGGCCGCCTTCGGATCGGGCATCACCACCTTCGACATCAATGGCGATGGCGTCATCTCCGCCCCTGAACGGCAGGTGGCGGTGATCCCGGCGGTCCGTTCGCCGCTCAACTACAATTACAATTACCTATCTTATTCGGCCGGTGTGAACTTCCGGATGACCGACGCCACCGCGCTGTTCGCCCGCTACAGCCGTGGTGGCCGCGCCAACGCAGACCGCCTGCTGTTCGGACCGTCGATCAACCCGAACACCGGTGCCCTCACCGATCAGAGCGCGGCGGTCGACTTCGTCCGCCAGCTCGAAGGCGGGTTCAAGTATCGCGCACCCGGCATCTCCTTCTACGCTACCGGTTTCTGGGCCCGCACCGAGGAGCAGAATTTCGAGGCCACGACCCAGCGCTTCTTCAATCGCAAGTACGAGGCGAAGGGCGTCGAGCTGGAAGGCCGTGTCGCGCGCGGGCCATTCTCGATTTCGGCCGGCGGCACCTACACCGATGCCAAGATCACCAGCGACGTTCTGAACCCGGCCGTGGTCGGCAATCGCCCCCGCCGCCAGGCGAAGTTCATCTATCAGGTGACGCCGCAGATCGATCTGAGCCGCGTCACCTTCGGCGCCAACATCATCGGCACGACCAGCAGCTTCACGCAGGACAACAACCAGCTGGTCATGCCGGGCTATACCCAGGTCAATGCGTTCGTCGCGGTGCATCCCGCCGCCGGGGTCACGCTGTCGGTCAACGGCAACAACCTGTTCAACGTGATTGGTATCACCGAGGCGGAGGACGGCGCGATCCCGGCGAATAACATCGTGCGCGCCCGCTCGATCACCGGACGGACGATCTCCGCCGCGGTGCGCTTCGACTTCTGA
- a CDS encoding alpha-amylase family glycosyl hydrolase: protein MTDVPSFPEVRLRTIAPRLGRQLERLYGAAAAGLWPRVEAVLRARSADRPAALRALDEARVADPDWFVAPDMIGYSTYVDRYAGTVRGMAERVDHLEALGVRYLHVLALLKARDGDSDGGFAVADYLAVEPRLGSMADVEALAERLRARRISLCVDLALNHTADDHEWAKAARAGDPHYRAFYHVVDDATAAAYEADLGQVFPTTAPGNFTAVPAMGGNVWTTFYPFQWDLNWANPDVMLAMIDTMLRLANHGFEAFRLDSTAFLWKQAGTDCRNLPQAHYIVRALRAALDIAAPATLLKAEAIVPTAFVPPYFGADDGAGFEPECHLVYNNSLMVAGWVALAEGSASLPDAIVRASGGLPRGANWLSYARCHDDIGWGTVMADLAGIDPDPVARLTAAAHFTNGEGSWSRGEAFQSDGSVVHGTNGTLAALAGLETAGEDPEKREMALRRIALLNALAIASGGLATTYMGDEAGLLNDYSYRDDPERKHEGRWLHRPTMDWHALGSDAAKRISADLVSLRNARVAAGGAGEPAAFETGSVAVLGIRCGTDSVFMNFSGHVVTIAMPSPTTDRLTGCTLDPVFALKPWGIAWTGAAA, encoded by the coding sequence GTGACGGACGTCCCTTCCTTCCCAGAGGTCCGTCTGCGGACGATCGCTCCCCGCCTCGGCCGCCAGCTCGAGCGCCTTTACGGCGCGGCCGCGGCCGGGCTCTGGCCGCGGGTCGAGGCGGTACTGCGCGCGCGCAGTGCCGACCGGCCCGCGGCACTTCGTGCGCTCGACGAGGCTCGGGTCGCCGACCCGGACTGGTTCGTCGCACCGGACATGATCGGCTATTCGACCTATGTCGATCGCTATGCGGGCACCGTGCGCGGCATGGCGGAACGCGTCGATCATCTCGAAGCGTTGGGGGTCCGCTACCTCCACGTCCTTGCGTTACTGAAGGCGCGCGACGGCGACAGCGACGGGGGCTTCGCAGTCGCGGACTATCTGGCGGTCGAGCCGCGGCTCGGCAGCATGGCCGACGTCGAGGCGCTCGCCGAACGGCTGCGCGCGCGGCGCATCAGCCTCTGCGTCGACCTTGCTCTCAACCATACCGCCGACGACCATGAATGGGCGAAGGCCGCGCGTGCGGGCGACCCGCACTATCGCGCCTTCTACCACGTGGTCGATGACGCCACGGCCGCCGCGTACGAGGCCGACCTCGGACAAGTCTTCCCGACTACCGCGCCGGGCAATTTCACCGCCGTGCCGGCGATGGGCGGCAACGTCTGGACGACCTTCTACCCTTTCCAGTGGGACCTCAACTGGGCGAACCCCGACGTCATGCTGGCGATGATCGACACGATGCTGCGCCTCGCCAACCATGGTTTCGAGGCATTCCGGCTGGATTCGACCGCATTCCTGTGGAAGCAGGCGGGAACCGATTGCCGCAACCTTCCGCAAGCACATTATATCGTCCGCGCGCTTCGCGCAGCGCTCGACATCGCCGCACCCGCGACGCTGCTCAAGGCGGAGGCGATCGTGCCCACTGCCTTCGTGCCCCCATATTTCGGTGCCGATGACGGCGCGGGTTTCGAACCCGAATGCCACCTCGTCTACAACAATTCGCTGATGGTCGCGGGATGGGTCGCGCTTGCCGAGGGATCGGCGTCGCTACCCGACGCGATCGTGCGCGCGAGCGGCGGACTGCCGCGCGGCGCCAACTGGCTGAGCTATGCGCGCTGCCACGACGACATCGGCTGGGGCACGGTGATGGCCGACCTCGCCGGGATCGACCCCGATCCGGTCGCGCGGCTCACCGCAGCCGCACACTTCACAAATGGTGAGGGCAGCTGGTCGCGGGGGGAGGCATTCCAGTCGGATGGCTCGGTGGTCCACGGCACCAACGGCACCCTCGCCGCGCTTGCCGGTTTAGAGACGGCGGGAGAGGACCCGGAGAAGCGTGAAATGGCCTTGCGCCGTATCGCGCTGCTCAATGCACTCGCGATCGCCAGCGGCGGGCTCGCCACCACCTATATGGGCGACGAGGCGGGGCTGCTCAACGATTACAGCTATCGCGATGATCCCGAGCGCAAGCACGAGGGACGCTGGCTTCATCGGCCCACGATGGACTGGCATGCGCTGGGCAGCGACGCTGCGAAGCGCATCTCCGCCGATCTCGTTTCGCTGAGGAACGCGCGTGTCGCTGCCGGCGGCGCGGGCGAACCGGCCGCCTTCGAAACCGGTTCGGTCGCCGTGCTCGGCATCCGATGCGGGACAGATAGCGTGTTCATGAACTTCTCGGGGCATGTCGTGACCATCGCCATGCCTTCGCCAACAACCGATCGACTGACCGGCTGCACGCTGGACCCCGTGTTCGCCTTGAAGCCGTGGGGCATCGCGTGGACCGGAGCCGCAGCATGA
- a CDS encoding ROK family protein: protein MSAQLFGCIEAGGTKFVLGVMRDHQTVLEETRIPTTAPAETLRACVEFFKDATRRNGRLNAVGIASFGPLGVRPHERGWGTIIRSPKTAWSGTDIVTPFKSAFNCPIGLDTDVNAAVLAESLWGSAQRKDVATYVTVGTGIGGGVLINGKIVHGTRHPEMGHMIPRRHPADGDFAGVCRFHNDCLEGLASGPAIQRRWGATLSELGHNHPAQRIIAFYLAQLVVAQRALLAPQRIVFGGGVMASPGLLSRIRTEATLLERRYFSEEAASDLVVTSELGARTGLLGALALAQTASR, encoded by the coding sequence ATGAGCGCGCAATTGTTCGGCTGCATCGAAGCGGGGGGCACGAAGTTCGTGCTCGGCGTCATGCGCGATCATCAAACCGTGCTCGAAGAAACGCGCATTCCGACGACCGCACCTGCAGAGACGCTTCGGGCATGCGTCGAATTTTTCAAGGACGCGACGCGTCGAAACGGGCGACTGAATGCGGTCGGTATCGCTTCGTTCGGCCCTCTGGGTGTGAGGCCTCACGAGCGGGGGTGGGGAACGATCATCCGATCCCCCAAAACGGCCTGGAGCGGCACGGATATCGTCACGCCATTCAAAAGTGCGTTCAATTGTCCGATCGGGCTTGATACCGACGTCAACGCGGCAGTGCTTGCGGAAAGCCTCTGGGGTTCTGCCCAAAGGAAGGATGTTGCCACTTATGTGACGGTGGGCACGGGGATCGGGGGCGGTGTCCTGATCAATGGCAAGATTGTCCACGGCACCCGCCACCCCGAAATGGGTCATATGATTCCGCGCCGCCATCCGGCAGACGGCGATTTCGCCGGGGTCTGCCGCTTCCACAACGATTGCCTGGAGGGACTGGCAAGCGGACCGGCAATCCAGCGGCGGTGGGGTGCGACGCTATCCGAGCTCGGCCACAATCACCCGGCCCAGCGCATCATCGCCTTCTACTTGGCACAGCTCGTGGTGGCCCAGCGTGCGCTCCTCGCTCCGCAACGAATAGTGTTCGGCGGCGGCGTCATGGCCAGCCCGGGACTGCTCAGCCGGATCAGGACGGAGGCGACTCTACTGGAACGACGATATTTCAGCGAGGAGGCTGCGTCGGACCTGGTCGTGACGTCAGAACTTGGAGCGCGAACCGGCCTTCTCGGTGCGCTCGCTCTGGCGCAGACGGCTTCACGATAA